The nucleotide sequence TCTTCTGTTTCTGCTCAGTGAACAGTGTGGAGCTTCAACAGCTGGCATCAGATGCCCTCTATGAAAACCCCAGACTGGCCCAGTTGCAACGCACATTGCAGCAAGAGTTTAATAATGAAAACTCTCGCGCTATCCTCTTCTCAAAGACCCGCAGGGGCACCCATTGTCTGTTAGACTGGGTGAACTCCAACCCTGAGCTGCAGAGGGTCAACATCAGAGCTGGCATTCTCACTGGAGCGGGTACAGGTGCAAATCACATGACCCAGGTACTTCAACACAAGAAAACGGCTCAAATGGTTTCCCTAAGAAGCATTTGTCAGTCATGTTTACTTGAAGAAAAACAtccaatatacagtatttataggAGGAAGTTTAGTTACAGTATGAATTTCTCTGCTTCCTATTTATGTCTGCTTTTATGTGtttgttcttagaatgaacagaAGGAAACCATAACACGTTTTCGAACGGGAATCCTCAACCTCCTCATCTCCACAAGTGTAGCTGAGGAAGGACTTGATATTCCAGAATGCAACTTAGTTGTACGTTACGGGCTGTTGACCAATGAGATCGCTCAGCAGCAGGCCAGTGGGCGGGCTCGAGCTGTGAACAGTGTCTACTCAGTGGTAGCGGAAGAAGGTGGACGTGAAATGCGCAGGGAACTTACCAATGAGTATCTAGAAGATCTTACCGCAAGAGCTATTGACAAAGTGCAGCAAATGAGTCCCAGGGAGTTCAGACTCAAGGTTTGCAATTCCCGTCAAATAATAGAAAAGCTTGAAGTATTCCGATTTCAAATTCCTAAAAACCTTGTGTCTCTTTATTCCTGTCAGATATCTGAGCTGCAACAAATCGCTGTTATGATTCGAATGGAGGCCGAGAGGAAAAAGAATGAGAGGAAGCAGCACTATAGTCCTGGCCAGGTTCAGTTTCAATGCAGAGAATGCTTCTTGCCTGTCTGCAGTGGAGAAGATTTAAGGACAATAGAAAATACTCACCATGTCAACATCAACCCTGAGTTTGAGTGAGTTATTCCTGAGTACATGACCGTCAGGACCGCCAGGACCAAATAGACATTAAATCATTcggaaaaatgaatgaaatacactacactatcattcaaaagttgttttaatgattttgaaagtctcttgtgctcaccaaaactgtatttattagaaaaatacataataaaggcaagaatattgtgaaatattaacatttaaaatgacagtttctatttaaatattttaaaaatgtcatttattactgaattgtcagctttactccagtcttcagtgtcacatgatcatccagaaatcattctgatatgctgatggttatcaacgttgaaaacagttgtgctgctgaatatttttgtggaaactgataaatgtattgttttaaggATTTattgttgaatagaaagttcaaaagaaaagcatttatttgaaatagtaaagtACAAAATGTTTCTATCTTTGAAACATCTTTTTGCACTTTTGCATTCTTGCTGAACAGTGTATTAAACGTATAATTTCTTACTTACTGtccccaaaattttgaacagtGGTGACATTTATGGTTTATTCTTAGAGCCACTTTATTACTCTAGGGCAACTTTAGTAAAACTTTTGGCAAAAACATTCTATCACACATACTTCATGTCTTACTCAAGATATAATACATTGATCATGtacaaaaactaaatattctTGCGAAAAGGGTTTGTTCGATAGCTTATGGGATAGAAAATGATCCCTTCCATGATCATAAACAAACATGTCTGTATTGGTGTATTTCATAGGAGGCACTATAGAGCAGGTGGGCAGGTCGTTCTGGAGAAGAGCTTTGAAGATTGGGAGCCTGGACGGGTTATCAGCTGCAGGAACTGTGGAAAGGTACCGACTGTGTTAGTTTACGCACGTAGATCACATGttgcattatacagtaaatgtatcCCACCAAACACAGGAAGAAGTCCTCCTTAAGAATACTGATCGACTGTTCTTCATTCctccgtctctctctttctcaggaaTGGGGAATGGAGATTAAGTACAGGAGGGTGGCAATACTCCCCTGCTTGAAAATAAAGAGCTTTTCCTTGAAGACTCCTGAAGGCAAATCCACTCCCAAGAAATGGAAGAATGTTGAGTTCCAGGTGAAAGAGTTCGACTTTCTTACGGACATGAGCAGCCAATTCCCTGACCTAGACTTAGACGAATGACCATTTAAACTCAGGCAAAACAGTGTAACATTTTTCTACTTGCTGGTGGTACAGCAAGGGGCCATTGATTGCTGTTAGTCGCAAACTACTTagcattatttaaatatgaaatgatCCTTCCTGATTATTCTGATTAGTCATCATGGTTGTTCATGGATGTTGGGGGAAGTagatgtttttgtggttgtttgtGAGTGTCAAAAAACAGCTGGGAATCTCCATATAATAGAGCTGTTTGTGCTCAGATATAGtagttttaaattgtagtgtTTACTTAGTAGTAACAGGCATGTAAGAGTTCTGTATCACATGAGAAAGatatgtgtgtgttggtgtgtgtgctaaatgttttgactgtatatttatttataacaatttaatagattttttttttttctggtgttcATCTCTGGGATCAGGACTGTGCTGCTCTTTGGTTATTAGTTACGGTTGACATTACTGTGCAATATTTCTCTAAATGCACCCGAAGCTCTTAATAGTAATCTAAACACTTTTAGATTGCTTgaacatttacatgtattcatttgacagatgcttttaatctaaatgacttacaaatgaggacaaataTGAACACGCTTCATGTGAGCCTTCATTTACAGACTGGTTACAGGTTTGTTTATAGCACTTACTGTAAGTAtgtttctcacaaaaaaaaaaaagtctgaccattttacatttatgcattaccACATGAGAGTCTTTATATCACATCTAGaatgtattatatattgtatatgttttaaaaaaaaaaagaaattatgtaataaaacaaTCATGCACTGCATTTGGTGTATTTTCATCCTTATAATTGCTATAGAAGTGGATACTTACTGCTATGAACATGTGTGTTAGAAAAGACTAGAGTCATAGATTTAGATgtggaaaaataaagaaaagtttaAGATAAGCTCTTCTATTTCAAAAGTTTCTCCGATTGTTTTTTGATACcgggcaataaagctcattcattcattcattcgataGTATTTAGCGTCATCCACTAGATGGCGCCACGCACTCTTGCTTTTCCTATTAGTTGTTGTTGTCGGTTTCTCATGGTTGATTAGTTCTTATTTGCTAATGTGTTTTACCTCGTTTAAACACTCTTTGGTTGGTCGTAGGTTTTAGTTCCTGTGCTGTAAGTCAAACCTGTAAGTTGAGAAGAAAGGAAGTGACGCCTGTCTTTATAAAGTCGGTAGTCTATTATGTCAACAGTTCATCTTCCATAGCCATTTTGTGTTCTTTCAGTCTGCTCATGGATTCAAAACTAGATGCGCAGGAGAACATTAGCacaggtgttttttgttttttttttataaaaaaaaaaaaaactttttaacaccTCAGGGTCACAACCATTAatggtgttatatatatatatatatgtacagtatatgtaatcAAATGTgcaatcagcaaaaaaaaaaaaaaaaagtggaactgGCTCTCTGGGTAATTTTACTTAGTAAACAAGTATCTGCAAATTAGATGGTGAGCAAACTTTGACCATATAttcatgtattaatgtaatgttgaatataatcaaagcaaaagagaGCCGGAGCCATAGGCCTGGGGTTGACATAAAGGGACGTGTTGTGCCAGTGTGGTTTTGCATGGATCAGTGCCTCAGCAATGCCCACAgcacacatttaaacacacatacacacagtgccTGCagaacaaatcacacacacatacacatgctgcTCATTTACACAGACTTTAACAAGGACGTTCAAAGTCAAAGCTGAAATTCTGTCAGACAGACAGGAAAAGCTGAATCACAGACATACCTTTAACTCAGTTCACTACTTACACAGGCTTTACATAGCATATTGATTTTCTCATCATGTCTATGTTTTTAGTTTTCTGTGAGTAAATCACTTGTGCATGACTTACACTTCAGTGGTTAGAGCAAATCTTAGGTCTGTATCAGCTCTGTGGTTCGTCACTGACTAGTGTGATCTATATACaactgaacttaaaaaaaaaaaaacatttttaaaaccaagCAGAGTATTCTGTGTTTGTGGGTCTTCATTGGGGTTTTCTATgtctactgtatatttttttttttgccattattaaGATCGGGGTTGGATCAGGAACGGTCCTCAAGCTGGGATTCAAACTCGGACCCCCTCAATGTAACCATCATTTATAAGTCAGCATACTTGCCCCTAGGCTATCAGCGCTGACATTGTCGTGTTGTTTATACCAAGATCAGCGTCCACACCAACAGACGATAACAATGTTACAATTTGGATTGGCTGAATTTTGAAAGAGATGGTGCGTTCAGGTCACTTTGGTTGGAGCAAGATGACAATGCACCCTTTTTTTTTCGCTATCATGGCTAAATAACTGCTCATTATCCTGCTTGTTACAGCAAACAAATGGACATTATTATGTGAGAAGAAAGCATAGTATACTCTGTGTAGGTATACATATTGTTGACAGGGACAACTGTCCAATATACAGTTTAGTGTACAATAACATCTGACAAGATGAGGAGAGATCACAGCTTAACCACAGATTTTATGAGGGGCTATAGTGAAAGACCCTAAATAGAGTCTAGCAACAGCTATGGGTCAGAAATATAGACAGCCCTACAGCTCGGACATAAGCGCACATGACACAGATATTGTTGGTGTGTGTTGAGCTCTGGACTGGCTTTATCAGACAGGATTCATCATGTCAGCAGGGTTCATACAGTAGGTGTGTTTAAGGCTGTTTGTGTAAGTCTCtctcccctgtgtgtgtgtgtgtgtgtgtgtgtgtgtgttcatagagACCCAGGTGCAAAAGAGATGATGAAGGAATGGAGATGGATGAATGGACTCCTCAAAGGAGGCAAAACAAATATTCCCCTCTCTGTTAGTCTAAAATGACTCAGCACACATACAGAGACTGAGACATTCCTCTTAGTCCAACAAAAACTTTATAATCGAAACCAAATGTTATGAAAGCTCCTTCCCAATGGATGGTTATGgtcacttcaaaaaaaaattcattaaaataactttGAATGTAAATACGGACTTGTCTCGTAAAGTAAATCTATATTTCCGAAAATCCTCATTCGGTCGTAGCTAAACATGGTTTTTAATTGCTCGTGCTTAAATGCAAAAGCTGACCAATTCAGAAACATATGCTTTCCTTTTTGTGTCCAGCTTGTAAACCCATTTTTTTCAGTCCATATATAACCATCTGACCACACTAACAACACGTTGAACCTGGATATAGTTTATTACATAGAACACAATGAGGGACTGAAGTGGAttaattaaaggaatagctcccccaaaaatgcaaatgattACCTATAccttaatgttgttccaaacccttattctgtttttattttattgactctTAAAAtgagaattttgaaaaatgttaatgtctTTTGAAGATCCTAAAAGAACAACATAAAGTGGTTCATAAGACTCACACCCTTCCAGTCTTTTGAAGCCAAACTGAAATTTAGGTTTGTATTCACTAATGTTCTTCTGTTCTAATGAGCTCTTAACTCAAGAAACGTTGTAACAGGATCATCACTCTTGATTTATGATATGGTGAAGAAACTTTAGCATCTATAGAACCTTTCTGTTGTCCAAAAGGCTTTTATAGTAGAAAAAGGTTCAACAGATAATACAGTTTTTCTTCAcactgggagaaaaaaaaatggttcataccattcactgaaaggttctttccATTTCAAAGTCCATTCCATTTGGAACCCTATTTATTTTTAGGTGAGTTGAACTTGAATGAACTGACACATTGAGAACCAGATGCTTTGTTTTTTAAAGCCCAGactcaatgattcattcattttttggGGATTAAAAAtagatatgttttatatatatatatatatatatatatatatatatatatatatatatatatatatatatatatatatatatatatatatatagctttactTTATTCATAATGCTTTACTGagccaaaacattttatttttcttgaacaTAACTCCCTGAGTTAACAGATTGAGAGATTACCACTGCATAATGACTTATATATTTCAGACTAATTCTCAGACAGAGTCATcacatgacttcagaagacttggaatgtgCATATggacttttttgtgtgtttttgtccctTTTGTAGGTGCTATGAACCATAAAGTGTGCAATTCCTCATTCTGTGCTCTACATAATAAAAGGTACAGTAGCACGAGGGCGAATcagtaatgacagaattatttttgaGCTGGCTATTCCTTAAGAaggcaagaaaaagaaaaactcgaGCCATCACTCATCAACGTGTGGTGTGTGTCTGTCATTATCGGCACAGTCACACTGTCTATCCATCTTTGCTtcagtctttctgtctgtctctccatcccCTCCTCCTCCTTTTGTCCATCTCTCTCAGGCTTGCATGAAAAACACCCTGTCagtcttgttttcttttattctccCCATTCTTTAGTTAATAGGCTCCTATTTTCTCGTCTAAGAGTCTGTGTATTAATGATCAGGTAGActgggctgttttttttttttttttttttacaatgtcgAACAAGAGAGAGACGAGAAAGAACAGTCTGTGTAGAGCGTGTATTCGAATGTGTTCAAAAGAGAGACTAAATGGATGTGTTGACTCTCTTCAGATAGCCAGTAACAGCCAGTAAAAGACAAGGAAATTGGCCCAAATGGGGTATGTGTAATTTCACATCTGCTGTGTTCAATCAACCTCTATCTGGCTTTTGTGCAGGCCAGCTCTCCACAAACAGGCAGGTGTGTGTTAGCATGTGTgtttctgactgtgtgtgtgtgtgtgtgtaagagagagatatTGGCAAGCACGAGGCAATGTGTAATATTGGAAAACAAAGCACTCAGTTATTTCGTTCATGTTTGGAAAGCACATACAATCCAAAACTGCACAAACACATTCGCTTTATGTCGTGGTTGACGATATACCCATTGAACATAATGTCTCTCGCAACTCAAAAATATACAGTAGGACAAGACTTGATTATATGCATCGACATTGATTGATGGGAAAAGGTGGATGAAAACATGACATGATtttgtgaccaaaaaaaaaaaatgtttcagtggTGGAGCAAGTTATTACATTTAGATGAATGatagcaaaatataatttttttttattttttattaacaagcACTCACAAATTGTCAAACGTTTTGGTTTAGtaagatgaaagaaaaaaaaaggcaagatGGTGTTCTGTTTGTGTCAAAAAGGTTTGTTTCAGTGATTGTTTCAATAATGAGTTTTCTAAAAGTTTTTGATGCATTTATCTTTCGGTTctacaaagatgaataaatgaataaataagagaCGTACtgacctttttctttttctgaaatctCTGATAAAATATGTAGTGTTATCGTGAGTTCTTGTTCTTAGTAATCAAAATAACGCTATGCTGAAGTAGGCTACGCTTGCTATctgaaaaataaacagagggagatgtttaatttgaaagttttagCATCACCATTCAGAAATTGTGATGTATAATTTAAAAGACATTGAGGTGTTGTAATAATTAAGAATGTATAAAGGATGTATCACTTATTAGCACACCGAGTAGATCTTGCATGACATTTTTCATCATCATGTGTTAAATAAGTGCTCTGTTGACTCACTGATCTATTCTTTTTATCTCTCTTTAGTGTGTATCAGGTCCATTTTATTGCTTTGATGGTCCCTGTTAAGCTGTGATGGCGTGCATTTGcttttacagtgtgtgtatatatggatCGAGAGGGCTGTCGTTCGTGTATCACAGCGATCACCTTAGAGAGACTGGAGGAATCTgtgataatgtattataataactttttgtcagcTGCAGTCAgtctagttttgtgtgtgtgcgcctgCTGGGATTTGCGTGTAAGGTGGGTGTTGGGAAAGTGGGTTTGCTCTGGCGGGAAATGGCTATTTATGTAGCTGCAAATGGAGTGACGCGCACACACATGCTttttctctgtctcacacacacacagacacgtaaCACACACTGCCCTGCAGGCATAGGTAACCTTCAGTAGCCGATGTAAGCCATTGAAAGGACAGGGAAGAAGTGAGAAACAAGTGACATGGGGGAAGGAAGGTGTGCTGGGGTTGAACAGAGCCATGGAGAGATAGATGGGAAGATGAATGGATAgagaaaaataacagtttttcggCTACTGTCAAGAGAAAAACAGAAAGCAGTAGTTGCTCTGAAAGTCTAGAAAATTTCACCTGGCTACTCTTAAGTTAAACAAGTAGGCCACTGTTTCTTTCAGTGGCTCCATGCTGTCCACTGGTCACCACACCTCCACAAAACTCCACCCAAACCCAGTTCTGCTTTCATATTCAAATATATGTCCTCTTGACCAGAAAAAAACCTGCACATTTTTCGTATTAAAGTGATTTATATGGGCATTTGGAATGGTTGCCGTCCTTTTTTGCTTTAACATCTGTAACTCTGTTTTTACTTTGATTTAATTTTCCCTCATTTGtctgcaacaatgtttttttttttatgtgcaactTAAAAACTTACTTAACTCTAAACTTTATAAATTAATGTCAAGTAAAAAGAGGGTTGTTACAACCTTATACTATAAGAAAACATGGACATAAGTTATGCATttccccatgatttactcaccatcaaggtgtatatgactttcttcattcagatgaatacagtcagagttatatataaaaaaaattgtcctgtTTGGCGccaattaattaatacaattaataatgtaaaaaaattaagtattgtatttattaatgttaaatccCAATGTAATCAAGAATTTCAAGCTTTTTTTTAATcgtttgttttcttttgtattttgttgcATGAATGAACTTGCTCCACCTCTTATGACCAGAGTTTGAAGTGTGACCCAGAGCACCTTGTGTCAGCAAACCGTTAACGTCAGTGTGCCTCCGCTGCTTTTCAATCAGCTGAGCGCTGGAGGATTACAGCTTTTCTGGGGCATTCagattgaagatgaaaaatgcaCCGAATGGGAgaatgatagagagagagagaggattacGGGATGAAATTAGGTTCGGATGACTACTGTGTGCATGTTAGTAGTGCATCTGGTGCTGCAATGTTACTGTGGGGTGATAATTAGAAATGATACTGCATGCTAAATGCTAAACGATGTTCGGAAACTGACATCTAATCTTTGGCAACAAAATCAGCGTTAACGCATAATGGCACACTTCCTAATAGGTTGGCAATCAAGTGGCTTGGAGGATCCAGCCCTCATATTATGCCATGATTTCCCAGCCATAAGGAGTGGCCACATTGATTGGAGCACAGTGAGAGGAAGTGGTTTTCCCTGGTCCACTGATCATATCAGCCCTGAGTTTGGATCCGGCTCATTTCCTATGAATGTTTTCTGGTTTTGTTGACTATATAGCAAGAGTTTGAAAGTGAATGAAGAGGATGATTCAAGTTCAATTTTAGATGATTACACTCCACGCGTCCATGTTCTCAAATGCCTGAATGGTTTCTGATTGCATTTACCATATTGGTGCGtgcataaacatttattaaaaaatttgttCAGATTTAAATTCTAAAAGCAGATGTTTTTATGCACTGGTTTGCAATCCTCTTGGTGGTGGAAAGCATGGACGTATCTTTATGGATTGTGTTTGAAAGTTGAAGTATCTGAGCTTAAATTTGAATGACATACATCCGAGCAAAACCAATtattgaaaggaaaaaaaagtagGGCGGGGTCTAATTTGTGATGATTGATGATTGgctggaggcagatctgaatgtgaaATTGCATTCAGCTGTCAGAATAGGTGTGGTTTAAGTGGACTAAATGGGAGAAGTCTGTTCATTCACTGGAAGATTTAGTTAtgactttttaattaaaacttttttttaatgatttacagTAATATCATTAACatacattttgaaatagaaatgtatggTGAATATGCCGACTTTAAAACTTCTCGGGCTAAGGCTTGCTACTGAGTGCAAAGTTTACAGAAGATATGGCTATCAGctttaagttttttgtttttgctggcATTCACTCACTAAAATAGATTAATCCAAAAAGAATAATTATTGGCAAACATGTTGAAGTTTATCCAATAGGTTAAACAATAAGCTATTTTCCCACAAAAGCTATTTGTTGAGCACATGTGAAGCCTCTTctccattaaaaataacagccaTTAGCCTTATTAGCAGTCATGTACTTAGAATAATTTTGAAACTGAAATTTCAAGGTAAAAAACGTTGTTTAAAAACCATTAGCTTTTAGCTAACTTGGTGTTTCAATATTCATATCAAACTATTTACTCAATATTCAGGTTGAAGCACACATCTGTGCAGCTGCCTATATGTAATTATATGTAATGTCATTTTGCTGATGCGACTGCATGTGAGTGTGTATCTTTTCAGTGAAATATAAATGAGTGATTGTGTTTGTCCATGCATGTCCATTATATGTGAACAGTGTGAATGTCTGCATGTAAGTGTCATTTGACTTTGTGTTGATGTGCTATAGAgttcaaatgtgtttttgtgtgggtGGATTAGGTAAAGCCACTCAGCTGCGCCTCTCCAGACCTCCAGTCAAGGACTCTTATCATTTGAGTATCTCGATAAAGGCACATCATCGCCGGGTCACATTCAGACCCCCTCCCCTGGTCCAGGTCATTTGAAGAGCCTCTCCATCATCACATCTTTCAGAAACTTCACTTACCAGAAACTTAACATAATCAGAATAACTAAACTTTTACTTTTGGGGCAACAATACCTTTAAACATTATTTCCCAGTATCCTACAACTGATAAAGCCCATCAGATGAGTGATTTTCCAACAAAAAGATCAGCATATGTATGGTGTAACCACTGCAGAGCTAttcatttataatacatatatgtTCTACTTAAAACTAACACATAATTCATGTAATCAAAGGTGACACCTACATAGTTTTAATATTTCTCAAATTATTTGTAAAGACTCATAGACAGACCACCTGGATATTCATATGCTAATAATGGGTtagcgggtgtgtgtgtgttcacaagtGGAATTAAATTGTTCTCATTTTACCCACTCCCACACTCACCCACCAGTGACTCACtccttcacacacactcacaattcATGTCAATACAACACAGAAGAGGTTTGCGTTGTAATTCATCATATTTATTTCCAAATTCAGTGTATGTCAGCGTGTATTCTTATATTTTGGTAGCATTGCTTTCAAGAACAAAAAGCATGCATTATAATCCTCTCCATCTTCTTAGtggctgaatgaatgaatcagtataGCCTTTTCAAATGCTGAAGGCCCTGAGTGATCACAGAGGGTCCTCTGAACTGAGGATGGGTGAATCTTTGTTCAATTAGTGATTTGACTGATAAATCAATTGagaaataatataatgcatttcagGGAATAAAAATTGCATGAGAGAGTGAACATAGCAGTGTTTTCAAAAAACGCTGCTGGTATTATCACAATATTGATGCATTTTCACACTGATTTGACACACGTTGCACCTTATATCTTGCCGATCAAAGAAATAATGATGTGGTTTTTGAAAGCGATAACTGCGCCTGTAATCGGCTGAACGAGAGCTGTATATTCATTTCATGA is from Carassius auratus strain Wakin chromosome 28, ASM336829v1, whole genome shotgun sequence and encodes:
- the dhx58 gene encoding ATP-dependent RNA helicase DHX58, which produces MDCDLRPYQEEVVQAALRGENSIIWLPTGGGKTRAAVYITKKHLETTANAKVVVLVNKVHLVDQHFAKEFKPYLGSTYSITAVSGDSNEKDLFGCLVKASDLVICTAQILENALINMEEEKHVELTDFTLLIIDECHHTQKESVYNKIMGRYVEKKVRKEGKLPQILGLTASPGTGGNKQLDKAVEHVLQICANLDSVIVSTKNFTPVLQKVVPRPKKQYDIVEKRALDPFGDHLKAMMWTIHEFMPSTVSRSLREMGTQEYEADVVELEKEGVKNENRLISQCALHLRQYNDALLINDTVRMVDAFRGLDEFYNSRKTRLLDETDIFLQDLFDVNSVELQQLASDALYENPRLAQLQRTLQQEFNNENSRAILFSKTRRGTHCLLDWVNSNPELQRVNIRAGILTGAGTGANHMTQNEQKETITRFRTGILNLLISTSVAEEGLDIPECNLVVRYGLLTNEIAQQQASGRARAVNSVYSVVAEEGGREMRRELTNEYLEDLTARAIDKVQQMSPREFRLKISELQQIAVMIRMEAERKKNERKQHYSPGQVQFQCRECFLPVCSGEDLRTIENTHHVNINPEFERHYRAGGQVVLEKSFEDWEPGRVISCRNCGKEWGMEIKYRRVAILPCLKIKSFSLKTPEGKSTPKKWKNVEFQVKEFDFLTDMSSQFPDLDLDE